The region TTTTTGAACCGTATGCATCAAAAGGTGCATGTACGGTTCCTAAGGGATAAATTTTACCCTACTCAACCGACTTTATCGAGAAAGATTACTTTTTTTAGGCCAAGAGGTTGATAGCGAGATCTCGAATCAACTTATTGGTCTTATGGTATATCTCAGTATCGAGGATGAGACCAAAGatctttatttgtttataaacTCTCCTGGCGGATGGGTAATTCCCGGAGTAGCCATTTATGATACTATGCAATTTGTACGACCAGAAGTCCATACAATATGCATGGGATTGGCCGCGTCAATGGGATCTTTTATTCTGGTTGGAGGAGAAATTACCAAACGTCTAGCATTCCCTCACGCTTGGCGCCaatgaagtttttttatttgagagaaaaaagaaaactatgCCTTCGCCAGACGAATATTAAGTAATAATAGCATGGCACTTCGAATt is a window of Salvia hispanica cultivar TCC Black 2014 unplaced genomic scaffold, UniMelb_Shisp_WGS_1.0 HiC_scaffold_510, whole genome shotgun sequence DNA encoding:
- the LOC125199454 gene encoding ATP-dependent Clp protease proteolytic subunit, whose product is MPIGVPKVPFRSPGEEDSSWVDVYNRLYRERLLFLGQEVDSEISNQLIGLMVYLSIEDETKDLYLFINSPGGWVIPGVAIYDTMQFVRPEVHTICMGLAASMGSFILVGGEITKRLAFPHAWVMIHQPASSFYEAQTGEFILEAEELLKLRETLTKVYVQRTGKPLWVVSEDMERDVFMSATEARAYGIVDLVAVE